One Rhodobacteraceae bacterium M385 genomic region harbors:
- a CDS encoding DUF4159 domain-containing protein, translating into MIGPLAFASPLLLLALVALPLLWWLLRAVPPAPIKRRFPGIALLLGLSDDESQTDKTPWWLLLLRMAAVAAAIIGFAGPVLNPAEDRVAGDGPLLIVMDSSWASARDWPARLSRAELLLDDAARRGREVAVVQLTDLPATAPSFQAANAWAPRVPTLTPAPFAPDMAAAAEWAAALEGPAEVFWFSDGVAHEGRDTLANALSDLGALSVFQGDRDLIALSPPRFEDGMVRGDLSRLGSDTPRDVTVVAHGLDPAGLPRDLAQAVATFDAGEMVAQVEFDLPPELRNRITRFELSGERHAGAVALTDDALQRRQVALIAAGADDEQQALLSPLHYLRQALEPTADLMEGALSDVLLASPDVIMLADIATLSPEEDAGLIAWVRNGGLLVRFAGPRLAGSDIARDEAGPLMPVRLRVGGRTVGGAMSWGEPKELRPFEEGSPFFGLAIPSDVQVTSQVVAQPDPTLGDRTIASLSDGTPLVTRANLGQGSVILFHVTANAEWSTLPLSGLFVQMLERLAISTRPVAPEAADLEGTIWTPEEVLDGFGVLRDAGTRPGVAGEELATDPLSAEVLPGLYSGEDRRLARNVMAQDTALAAAQWPADVPVEGMSVTAPTDLMAAFLTGALALLLLDAIAALWLAGRLGRLTQGVAVLAASMLLAPQADAQMTPAEELALLATSEATLAYVLTGDESVDETSRAGLQGLSNTLYQRTSVEPAPPIGVNLETDELAFFPMIYWPITPGQDIPSANAYRRLNDYLRGGGMIVFDTRDAHVGGFGSGTPEGRRLQVIAAPLDIPLLEPIPEDHVLTRTFYLLQDFPGRHLSRDVWVEAAPADVEQIEGMPFRNLNDGVTPVLIGGNDWAAAWAQDERGRPLYPVGRGQAGERQREIALRFGVNLVMHVLSGNYKSDQVHVPALLDRLGQ; encoded by the coding sequence ATGATTGGTCCGCTCGCCTTTGCCTCTCCACTGCTATTGCTGGCGCTTGTTGCCCTGCCGCTTTTGTGGTGGCTTTTGCGGGCCGTGCCTCCCGCGCCGATAAAACGCCGATTTCCGGGAATTGCCCTGTTGTTGGGGCTATCGGACGACGAAAGCCAGACAGACAAGACGCCTTGGTGGCTGTTGCTGTTGCGTATGGCTGCGGTGGCTGCGGCGATTATCGGCTTTGCCGGGCCGGTCCTGAACCCGGCAGAGGACCGCGTGGCGGGCGATGGCCCGCTTTTGATCGTTATGGATAGTTCTTGGGCGTCGGCCCGCGACTGGCCCGCGCGGCTGTCTCGGGCAGAGCTGTTGTTGGATGATGCCGCCCGCCGGGGCCGGGAGGTGGCAGTTGTGCAGCTTACCGATTTGCCCGCAACTGCCCCGTCGTTCCAAGCGGCTAATGCTTGGGCCCCCCGTGTGCCGACCCTGACGCCCGCGCCTTTTGCCCCAGATATGGCCGCCGCTGCGGAATGGGCAGCCGCGTTGGAAGGCCCGGCAGAGGTGTTCTGGTTCTCGGACGGGGTGGCCCATGAAGGCCGCGATACGCTGGCCAATGCGCTTTCTGATTTGGGTGCTTTGTCGGTATTCCAAGGGGATCGCGATTTGATCGCCTTGTCGCCGCCCCGGTTCGAAGACGGCATGGTGCGCGGTGACCTTTCGCGCCTTGGCTCGGACACGCCGCGTGACGTGACCGTGGTGGCCCATGGGTTGGACCCTGCGGGCCTGCCCCGTGACTTGGCGCAGGCGGTGGCCACTTTTGATGCGGGCGAGATGGTGGCACAGGTGGAATTTGACCTGCCGCCCGAGTTGCGCAACCGGATCACCCGGTTTGAATTGTCGGGCGAACGCCACGCGGGCGCGGTCGCCCTGACAGACGATGCACTGCAACGGCGCCAAGTGGCCCTGATCGCGGCGGGCGCGGATGATGAACAACAAGCCCTCTTGTCACCGCTGCATTATCTGCGCCAAGCCTTGGAGCCGACAGCCGATCTGATGGAAGGTGCTTTGTCTGATGTCCTTTTGGCGAGCCCTGATGTCATCATGTTGGCCGATATCGCGACCCTTTCGCCCGAGGAAGATGCGGGGCTGATAGCTTGGGTCCGGAACGGCGGGCTGTTGGTGCGTTTCGCCGGGCCGCGTCTTGCCGGATCAGACATTGCGCGGGACGAGGCGGGGCCGTTGATGCCGGTGCGTTTGCGGGTTGGCGGGCGCACCGTGGGCGGCGCGATGTCATGGGGCGAACCCAAGGAACTGCGCCCGTTTGAAGAAGGCTCTCCGTTTTTCGGGCTGGCGATCCCGAGCGATGTGCAGGTGACCAGCCAAGTGGTGGCGCAGCCGGACCCAACCCTTGGGGACCGCACGATTGCATCGCTTTCAGACGGGACACCATTGGTCACGCGGGCCAACCTTGGCCAAGGATCGGTGATCTTGTTCCACGTCACGGCCAATGCGGAATGGTCCACGTTGCCGCTGTCTGGCCTGTTTGTGCAAATGCTGGAACGCTTGGCGATTTCCACCCGCCCCGTGGCCCCGGAAGCGGCGGATTTAGAGGGCACGATCTGGACCCCGGAAGAGGTGTTGGACGGCTTCGGCGTCTTGCGCGATGCGGGCACGCGCCCCGGTGTGGCGGGGGAGGAGCTGGCAACAGATCCCCTGTCGGCCGAGGTTTTGCCGGGCCTCTATTCCGGAGAGGACCGCCGCTTGGCCCGCAACGTGATGGCGCAGGACACGGCGTTGGCAGCCGCGCAATGGCCCGCCGATGTGCCGGTGGAAGGCATGTCGGTCACGGCGCCCACGGACCTGATGGCGGCGTTCCTGACGGGCGCCTTGGCTTTGCTGTTGCTCGATGCCATCGCGGCGCTTTGGCTGGCGGGACGGCTCGGCCGGCTCACGCAGGGCGTGGCCGTTCTCGCCGCGTCGATGTTGCTTGCCCCACAGGCGGACGCACAGATGACCCCGGCGGAGGAACTGGCGCTTCTGGCCACGTCGGAGGCGACTTTGGCCTATGTGCTGACCGGTGACGAAAGCGTGGACGAGACATCCCGTGCGGGGCTTCAGGGCCTGTCGAACACGCTATACCAACGCACTTCGGTCGAGCCTGCGCCGCCCATCGGGGTGAACCTGGAAACCGACGAACTGGCCTTCTTCCCGATGATCTATTGGCCGATCACACCGGGTCAGGATATCCCCTCGGCTAACGCTTACCGTCGCTTGAACGACTATCTGCGCGGCGGCGGGATGATCGTGTTTGATACGCGCGACGCCCATGTGGGGGGCTTCGGCTCGGGCACGCCGGAAGGGCGGCGCTTGCAGGTGATTGCGGCACCTCTGGATATCCCGCTACTGGAACCGATCCCCGAGGATCACGTCCTTACGCGCACGTTTTATCTGCTGCAAGACTTCCCCGGGCGTCATCTGTCGCGTGACGTTTGGGTGGAGGCCGCGCCCGCCGACGTGGAACAAATTGAGGGGATGCCGTTTCGCAACCTGAACGACGGCGTCACGCCGGTTCTGATCGGCGGCAACGATTGGGCCGCGGCTTGGGCACAGGATGAACGGGGGCGGCCGCTGTACCCGGTTGGGCGAGGTCAAGCCGGAGAGCGCCAGCGCGAGATTGCGCTGCGGTTCGGTGTGAACCTTGTGATGCATGTGCTCAGTGGCAACTACAAATCCGATCAGGTGCATGTGCCTGCTCTGCTTGACCGATTGGGGCAATGA
- a CDS encoding FAD-binding protein, translating into MQMPEPDAGIIARKPRIVEQLLAILPEAAVIHDALQTKAYECDALTAYKCPPLAVVLPSTTEDVASVLKLCHAEGVPVVPRGSGTSLAGGALPTADCVILGVARMNQVLETDYENRVVRVQTGRTNLSVTGAVEAEEFFYAPDPSSQLACAIAGNIAMNSGGAHCLKYGVTTNNVLGVTMVTMAGDVLEIGGAHLDSGGYDLLGLICGSEGQLGVVTEATLRILRKPEGARPVLIGFDSNEVAGACVSDIIKAGVLPVAIEFMDRPILELAENHAKAGYPDCEAVLIVEVEGSVSEIDAQLALIREIAQSHNPVAFREAQTEEEAARIWLGRKSAFGAVGQVADYMCLDGTIPVGALPRVLTGIKDIADGYGLKVGNVFHAGDGNMHPLIMFDANKPGDLELCEQCGADILRLCVEVGGCLTGEHGVGVEKRDLMGAQFSDADLEAQMWVKDVFDPSWLLNPAKVFPLDASVGRREKKHAA; encoded by the coding sequence ATGCAAATGCCGGAACCTGATGCAGGGATCATTGCGCGAAAGCCGAGGATCGTAGAGCAATTGTTGGCGATTTTGCCGGAAGCGGCAGTGATCCACGATGCTTTGCAAACCAAGGCGTATGAATGCGACGCCCTGACGGCTTACAAATGTCCGCCGCTGGCTGTGGTCTTGCCGAGCACGACCGAAGACGTCGCGTCTGTGCTAAAGCTGTGCCACGCGGAAGGGGTGCCTGTGGTGCCGCGCGGGTCTGGGACCTCTCTGGCGGGGGGGGCGTTACCTACGGCCGATTGCGTGATCCTGGGCGTGGCCCGGATGAACCAAGTGCTTGAAACGGATTATGAGAACCGGGTGGTGCGGGTGCAGACGGGGCGTACGAACCTGTCGGTCACGGGGGCGGTGGAGGCAGAGGAATTCTTCTACGCGCCGGACCCGTCCTCGCAGTTGGCATGCGCTATTGCGGGCAATATCGCGATGAACTCAGGCGGGGCGCATTGCCTGAAATATGGGGTGACGACGAATAACGTTTTGGGGGTCACCATGGTCACGATGGCCGGAGACGTGTTGGAGATCGGCGGCGCGCACCTCGATAGTGGGGGGTATGACTTGCTGGGGCTGATCTGCGGCAGCGAGGGGCAGTTGGGTGTGGTGACAGAAGCAACCTTGCGGATCCTGCGAAAGCCCGAGGGGGCGCGGCCCGTGTTGATTGGCTTTGATAGCAACGAGGTCGCAGGGGCCTGTGTCAGCGACATCATTAAGGCAGGCGTTCTGCCGGTCGCCATCGAGTTTATGGATCGCCCGATTTTGGAGCTGGCGGAGAACCACGCGAAGGCGGGCTATCCTGATTGCGAGGCCGTCCTGATCGTGGAAGTGGAAGGGAGCGTTTCGGAAATTGATGCGCAATTGGCGTTGATCCGGGAGATCGCGCAATCCCACAATCCGGTCGCGTTCCGAGAAGCGCAGACCGAGGAAGAAGCTGCTCGGATTTGGTTAGGCCGCAAGAGCGCCTTCGGGGCAGTGGGGCAGGTGGCAGACTACATGTGCTTGGATGGCACCATCCCGGTGGGGGCGTTGCCCAGGGTGCTGACGGGGATCAAGGACATCGCCGATGGCTACGGGCTGAAGGTGGGCAATGTGTTTCATGCGGGCGATGGAAACATGCATCCGTTGATCATGTTTGATGCCAATAAGCCCGGAGACCTAGAACTGTGCGAGCAATGTGGTGCGGACATTTTGCGGCTGTGCGTGGAAGTGGGCGGTTGCCTGACAGGAGAGCACGGAGTTGGCGTGGAAAAGCGCGACTTGATGGGAGCACAGTTCTCGGACGCCGATCTTGAGGCGCAAATGTGGGTGAAAGATGTGTTCGACCCATCGTGGTTGTTGAACCCGGCAAAGGTGTTTCCATTGGATGCCTCCGTGGGACGACGAGAGAAAAAACATGCGGCTTGA
- a CDS encoding YafY family transcriptional regulator, which translates to MRRADRLFRLIDRLRLGKLTTARALADAMEVSERTIYRDIAHLQGSGVPIDGEAGVGYMMRDGYNLPPLMFTEEEIVALSVGARMLQTWGGTSMARGADSALDKITAVLPDTTRTRAERLRFEAWTTNPLDAKTRATIDTVEAAIQAPERLSIDYRDDKGVPTERILRPLGLWFWGSVWTLVAWCELREAYRMFRLDRIVQARSLGPYVPQPHQSLDHFYETEFDRRDRRIDRSGPSQSAAPRRPKSGD; encoded by the coding sequence ATGCGCCGAGCAGATCGCCTCTTCCGCCTTATCGACCGCTTGCGCCTCGGCAAGCTGACCACCGCGCGTGCCTTGGCCGACGCGATGGAGGTATCGGAACGCACGATCTACCGCGACATCGCCCACCTCCAAGGCTCCGGCGTGCCGATAGATGGCGAAGCAGGCGTAGGCTACATGATGCGCGACGGCTACAACCTGCCGCCACTCATGTTCACCGAAGAAGAGATCGTCGCCCTAAGCGTCGGTGCCCGGATGCTGCAAACTTGGGGCGGCACCTCGATGGCCCGTGGGGCCGACAGCGCCTTGGACAAGATCACCGCCGTCCTGCCCGACACCACCCGGACCCGCGCCGAGCGTCTAAGGTTTGAAGCTTGGACAACCAACCCGCTCGACGCCAAAACCCGCGCCACCATCGACACAGTGGAGGCCGCCATCCAAGCGCCCGAGCGCCTTTCGATCGACTATCGTGACGACAAGGGCGTACCGACCGAGCGTATCCTGCGCCCTCTTGGCCTTTGGTTCTGGGGCTCTGTCTGGACCCTCGTGGCATGGTGCGAACTGCGCGAGGCGTACCGTATGTTCCGCCTCGACCGCATCGTGCAGGCCCGTAGCCTTGGGCCATATGTTCCCCAACCGCACCAAAGCCTCGACCATTTTTACGAGACTGAATTCGACCGCAGGGATCGCCGGATCGACCGTTCCGGGCCATCACAAAGCGCCGCTCCGCGTCGACCCAAAAGCGGCGATTAA
- a CDS encoding DUF58 domain-containing protein, with amino-acid sequence MSELTLHTPDSLRSRSEAVAASLPPLMADAQQLAATVLLGVHGRKRAGTGDEFWQYRPAEMGDSYRSIDWRRSARSDGHFLRQTEWQAAQSVMIGVDDAASMTYSGSKARPSKLRRAQTLAMALAVIAVRGGERVGLTHLAEPPRGGQAQLLRIADAMMDGGERPEYGAPKPQVMPAGARAVFFSDFLGDPAAIETVLGRAADRGVKGALVQVLDPVEEAFPFDGRTLFESMSGAIRFETLKAKSLREEYLSRLAARKDALREMTRRTGWHFHVHHTDAPAEPALLWLYQTLERR; translated from the coding sequence TTGAGCGAACTCACCCTCCATACGCCTGACAGCCTGCGGTCGCGGTCCGAGGCGGTTGCGGCCTCCCTTCCGCCGTTGATGGCGGATGCGCAGCAATTGGCGGCGACGGTATTGTTGGGGGTGCACGGCCGCAAACGCGCGGGCACGGGGGACGAGTTCTGGCAGTATCGCCCGGCTGAAATGGGCGATAGCTATCGGTCGATCGACTGGCGACGCTCTGCCCGGTCCGATGGTCATTTCCTGCGGCAAACGGAATGGCAGGCGGCGCAATCGGTGATGATTGGCGTCGATGATGCGGCCTCGATGACTTATTCGGGCAGCAAGGCGCGGCCCTCGAAACTACGGCGGGCGCAGACCTTGGCCATGGCGTTGGCCGTGATCGCCGTGCGTGGTGGAGAGAGGGTGGGACTGACCCATCTGGCAGAGCCGCCCCGCGGCGGGCAGGCGCAATTGCTGCGGATTGCCGACGCGATGATGGATGGCGGGGAGCGGCCCGAATACGGCGCCCCCAAGCCGCAAGTGATGCCAGCGGGCGCGCGCGCGGTGTTCTTCAGCGATTTCCTTGGTGATCCGGCGGCGATTGAAACGGTCCTTGGTCGCGCCGCTGATCGGGGCGTAAAAGGCGCGTTGGTGCAGGTGCTTGATCCGGTGGAAGAGGCGTTTCCCTTCGACGGGCGCACCTTGTTTGAAAGCATGTCCGGGGCAATCCGGTTTGAGACCTTGAAAGCCAAATCGCTGCGGGAAGAATACCTTTCCCGCCTTGCGGCCCGCAAAGATGCCCTGCGCGAGATGACTCGCCGAACCGGGTGGCACTTTCATGTTCACCACACTGATGCGCCCGCAGAACCGGCGCTGTTGTGGCTGTACCAAACGTTGGAGCGCCGTTGA
- a CDS encoding VOC family protein — translation MSDTAQNSACWFEIAVSDLDAAKAFYGAVLQQTLTTDNTGPNPTAMLPFNDDTPGIGGHLYPGKPSRDGATIHLIVSDSLDAARERVISAGGTVESPDVQIPPGQFFYARDLDGNSIGLFKANA, via the coding sequence ATGTCTGACACCGCTCAAAACTCTGCCTGCTGGTTCGAAATCGCCGTTAGCGATCTGGACGCCGCCAAAGCCTTCTATGGTGCCGTGCTCCAGCAAACCCTCACCACCGACAACACGGGCCCAAACCCGACCGCCATGCTCCCCTTTAACGACGACACCCCCGGCATCGGCGGGCACCTCTACCCCGGCAAGCCCTCCCGTGATGGCGCCACGATCCACCTCATCGTCTCCGATAGCCTCGATGCCGCCCGTGAACGCGTCATCTCTGCCGGCGGCACGGTCGAAAGCCCCGATGTGCAAATTCCTCCGGGTCAATTCTTCTACGCCCGCGACCTCGATGGGAATTCCATCGGCCTGTTCAAAGCCAATGCCTAA
- a CDS encoding CopD family protein, producing the protein MEWVKVIHLLCVLGWMTGIFAAPRALIFWKREWAAQGAFGPTGDLTIRIYRFSLGLGVVAVLSGLYLAHLWGWPTWSLLKFCSVALLAGHYGWTGRLILRARQGIFTESDRWLRIYNEISVLGVIGILILVVYKPF; encoded by the coding sequence ATGGAATGGGTCAAAGTCATACATTTGTTGTGCGTTCTGGGGTGGATGACCGGCATCTTTGCCGCGCCGCGCGCGTTGATCTTCTGGAAACGGGAGTGGGCCGCGCAGGGAGCCTTCGGCCCGACCGGAGATCTCACCATCCGCATTTACCGCTTTTCCCTCGGCCTTGGCGTGGTCGCGGTGCTCTCCGGCCTCTACCTTGCCCACCTCTGGGGCTGGCCCACATGGTCGCTGCTGAAATTCTGCTCCGTGGCACTGCTGGCGGGCCACTACGGCTGGACCGGACGCCTCATTCTTCGGGCTCGCCAAGGCATCTTCACCGAATCCGACCGCTGGCTCCGCATTTATAACGAGATCAGCGTCCTCGGCGTTATCGGCATCCTGATCCTTGTGGTCTACAAACCCTTCTAG
- a CDS encoding MoxR family ATPase, translated as MAETETLVAEIEALGAKLGEAKASIAGRIIGQEEVVELALAAMLSGGHALLMGLPGLGKTLLVDTLSTVMGLSANRVQFTPDLMPADILGSEVLETADDGSRNFRFIEGPVFCQLLMADEINRASPRTQSALLQAMQEQEVTIAGEHRPLPAPFHVLATQNPIEQEGTYPLPEAQLDRFLVKIDVPYPDRDTERSILIATTGTEESSVSEVFTPQELIAAQRVVRQMPVGETVVEMILDLVRACRPSEPDAPDVVKNAVAWGPGPRAAQALMLTARARALLDGRLAPSVEDIAALARPVLGHRMALSFAARAEGAVLEQVIDEVTARVTRIEAAA; from the coding sequence ATGGCTGAGACCGAAACCCTTGTTGCCGAGATTGAAGCCTTAGGCGCGAAATTGGGAGAGGCGAAGGCCTCGATCGCGGGGCGGATTATCGGCCAAGAAGAGGTTGTAGAACTGGCTTTGGCGGCGATGTTGTCGGGCGGGCATGCGCTGTTGATGGGCTTGCCGGGGCTTGGCAAGACATTGCTGGTGGACACGCTCTCTACGGTTATGGGGCTGTCGGCCAACCGGGTGCAATTCACGCCGGACCTGATGCCGGCGGATATTCTGGGCTCGGAGGTGTTGGAAACCGCTGACGATGGCTCGCGCAACTTCCGCTTCATCGAAGGGCCTGTTTTTTGCCAGCTGTTGATGGCGGATGAGATCAACCGCGCCTCTCCCCGAACGCAATCGGCGCTGCTGCAAGCGATGCAGGAGCAAGAGGTGACGATTGCAGGCGAACACCGCCCGCTGCCTGCGCCGTTCCATGTTTTGGCCACCCAAAACCCGATTGAGCAGGAGGGGACATACCCCCTTCCCGAAGCGCAGTTGGACCGCTTCCTTGTGAAGATCGACGTGCCTTACCCCGATAGAGATACCGAGCGTAGCATTCTAATTGCCACCACGGGGACCGAGGAATCCTCGGTGTCTGAGGTGTTTACCCCGCAAGAGTTGATCGCCGCGCAGCGCGTCGTGCGGCAGATGCCGGTGGGCGAAACCGTGGTGGAGATGATCCTTGATCTGGTGCGCGCCTGCCGTCCGTCCGAGCCTGACGCCCCTGATGTGGTGAAAAACGCCGTGGCTTGGGGCCCCGGCCCCCGCGCGGCGCAGGCGCTGATGTTGACGGCACGGGCAAGGGCGTTGCTGGATGGGCGGCTTGCGCCGTCGGTGGAAGATATCGCAGCGCTTGCGCGGCCCGTGTTGGGCCACCGGATGGCGCTGTCCTTTGCGGCCCGTGCCGAGGGCGCGGTGTTGGAGCAGGTTATCGACGAAGTCACCGCCCGCGTGACGCGGATCGAGGCGGCGGCTTGA
- a CDS encoding DUF1285 domain-containing protein translates to MTPATDQLLKAAQDAAKQGKLPPVHLWNPDFCGDLDMEIRRDGTWFYEGTPIGRKPLVRLFSTILKLEDGKYFLVTPVEKVGIRVVDAPFVAVDIEQTAEGITFTTNVGDTVTAGEGHAIRVERDADGEPSPYVHIRAGLDALIDRKSFYRLVDMGEAHTMDGTDMFGVWSRDTFFPIIPVAELDL, encoded by the coding sequence ATGACACCCGCGACCGATCAATTGCTCAAAGCCGCTCAAGACGCCGCAAAACAGGGCAAACTGCCCCCCGTTCACCTGTGGAACCCCGATTTCTGCGGCGATCTGGATATGGAGATTCGCCGCGACGGGACGTGGTTCTATGAAGGCACGCCCATTGGCCGAAAACCGCTGGTGCGGCTGTTTTCAACGATCCTGAAGCTAGAGGACGGGAAGTATTTCCTCGTCACCCCGGTGGAAAAGGTCGGCATCCGCGTCGTCGATGCGCCTTTTGTTGCGGTGGATATCGAACAGACCGCAGAGGGCATCACCTTCACCACCAACGTGGGCGACACGGTCACTGCCGGGGAAGGCCATGCGATCCGGGTCGAGCGTGATGCGGACGGAGAGCCCTCCCCCTACGTCCACATCCGCGCCGGGCTCGATGCGCTGATCGACCGCAAAAGCTTCTACCGCCTCGTGGATATGGGCGAGGCACACACGATGGACGGCACCGATATGTTCGGCGTCTGGTCGCGGGATACCTTCTTTCCGATCATCCCCGTGGCCGAGCTCGATCTCTAA
- a CDS encoding FAD-binding protein — protein sequence MTPRNEAELSEAVAGAAGPLRIVGGGTRAIGRVPDAEVLSLQAMSGIEMYDPGALTLVAKAGTPLEEIEAALAAEGQMLAFEPSDMRALLGREGRSTIGGVVAANASGPRRLQAGACRDALLGVRFVDGRGEVLKNGGRVMKNVTGYDLVKLMAGSFGTLGVLSEVALKVLPRLNGATVIVRGGAPLAVMTSAMMSPFDVSGAAAVPGEGTFLRVEGLEVSVRYRCDQLRDLLGAMGEVEVIADSTSSAALWKRLGDVTDFAGDASAVWRISMKPSDLMGRLMPSISDALDVQFDWAGGLAWARMAAGAEDAEVTAMHARLQADVAAHGGGHATLFKAHDAVLAQVSIFQPEPHGLAQLSQGLRAKFDPHGILNPGLMGGA from the coding sequence TTGACCCCTCGCAATGAGGCTGAGTTGAGCGAAGCGGTGGCAGGTGCTGCAGGACCATTGCGGATCGTTGGCGGAGGGACACGCGCGATCGGGAGGGTGCCGGACGCGGAGGTGCTGTCGTTGCAAGCCATGTCGGGGATCGAGATGTATGATCCCGGCGCGTTGACCTTGGTGGCAAAGGCGGGGACGCCGTTAGAGGAGATCGAGGCGGCACTGGCTGCGGAAGGGCAGATGCTTGCGTTTGAGCCCTCGGATATGCGGGCGCTTCTGGGGCGCGAGGGGCGATCGACCATTGGCGGTGTTGTGGCGGCCAATGCCTCGGGCCCGCGCCGATTGCAGGCGGGCGCTTGTCGCGATGCGCTACTGGGGGTGCGGTTTGTGGACGGGCGAGGAGAGGTTTTAAAGAACGGCGGGCGGGTGATGAAAAACGTCACTGGCTATGATCTGGTCAAGCTGATGGCGGGTTCATTCGGGACGTTGGGGGTCTTGTCTGAAGTCGCGCTAAAAGTTTTGCCGCGTTTGAATGGCGCGACGGTGATTGTGCGAGGGGGCGCCCCCTTGGCAGTGATGACAAGCGCGATGATGTCGCCCTTCGATGTGTCTGGCGCGGCGGCCGTTCCGGGGGAGGGCACCTTCCTGAGGGTGGAAGGTTTAGAGGTTTCAGTTCGATACCGGTGCGATCAATTGCGTGATCTGTTGGGCGCGATGGGAGAGGTTGAGGTCATCGCGGACTCGACCTCGTCAGCGGCCCTGTGGAAACGGCTGGGGGACGTGACAGATTTTGCCGGCGACGCCAGTGCGGTGTGGCGCATCTCTATGAAACCGTCGGATCTGATGGGGCGGTTGATGCCGTCGATTTCAGACGCGCTGGATGTTCAGTTCGATTGGGCGGGCGGCTTGGCTTGGGCGCGCATGGCCGCTGGCGCGGAGGATGCAGAGGTCACTGCCATGCATGCGCGGCTTCAAGCTGACGTTGCCGCCCATGGCGGTGGCCATGCGACCCTGTTCAAAGCCCACGATGCTGTTTTGGCGCAAGTGTCCATTTTCCAACCGGAACCCCATGGCCTTGCGCAGCTGTCACAAGGGCTAAGGGCAAAGTTCGACCCGCACGGTATCCTGAACCCCGGCCTGATGGGAGGCGCTTGA